In a genomic window of Occallatibacter riparius:
- a CDS encoding SDR family NAD(P)-dependent oxidoreductase: MWKRSGSFSRRPSKTFGRVDVVVNNAGIMPLSAIEKGDTDAFDKVIAVNLRGTFLVFAQAAQHLKEGGRIIAFSSSVLAR, translated from the coding sequence ATGTGGAAGAGGTCAGGCAGCTTTTCGAGAAGACCGTCGAAAACATTTGGCCGCGTGGATGTGGTTGTCAACAACGCCGGCATCATGCCGTTGTCGGCCATTGAGAAAGGCGACACGGACGCCTTCGATAAAGTCATCGCGGTCAACCTTCGCGGTACGTTTCTCGTATTTGCGCAGGCAGCGCAGCACCTGAAGGAAGGCGGACGCATTATCGCCTTCTCGAGCAGCGTACTGGCCAGGTAG
- a CDS encoding alcohol dehydrogenase catalytic domain-containing protein: protein MHSNPGPDEVVLRVDAFSLNYRDKAIIEGTYPVPMPLPLIPGSGAAGEIVAVGEKVRTLSIGDRVVTRLHVEWTGGKVSYAATTATLGGPLRGYSLNTRWFM, encoded by the coding sequence ATCCATTCCAACCCTGGTCCGGATGAGGTCGTTCTTCGCGTGGACGCCTTTTCGCTGAATTACAGGGACAAGGCGATTATCGAAGGAACCTATCCCGTGCCGATGCCTCTACCCCTGATTCCCGGGTCGGGTGCGGCAGGCGAAATCGTAGCAGTTGGTGAGAAGGTTCGTACTCTGTCCATAGGGGATCGGGTTGTCACGCGGCTTCACGTGGAATGGACCGGAGGCAAAGTGTCTTATGCTGCCACAACCGCAACCCTCGGCGGTCCTCTTCGGGGGTATTCGCTGAATACGCGGTGGTTCATGTGA
- a CDS encoding glycoside hydrolase family 127 protein, with the protein MIGNTSVDEFWKTPAGQLQGTLAWKNAECCVAYNLMKLKRLVFGWTADARWMDAYERALFNCRLGTQESRGLKLYFVPLAAGYWRDYNTPEESFWCCTGTGAEESAKFADTIYFHRGADLYVNQFLASPLEWKDEGFAIEQSTRFPIEQGTTLKITSSRPHIPTIHVRIPAWTTSGAEVTINGRPLEAVSDPGSYLAIRRTWQEGDTIGIRVPMELRTEPLAGDDTVCAALFGPVVLAADLGAGPQDGPTRLIHDPFPKEIPPPDPLPRIAVRADTNAVEWIQPASISEMRFRAKREGTIFSLMPLYQIRDQRYAVYWQLNHQNIQ; encoded by the coding sequence GTGATCGGGAATACCAGCGTAGATGAGTTCTGGAAAACCCCCGCCGGACAGTTGCAGGGCACCCTGGCGTGGAAAAACGCCGAGTGTTGCGTGGCTTATAACCTGATGAAACTCAAACGCCTCGTCTTCGGGTGGACCGCCGATGCGCGCTGGATGGACGCCTACGAACGGGCGCTGTTCAATTGCAGGCTCGGAACCCAGGAATCCCGAGGGCTGAAACTGTACTTTGTGCCGCTTGCGGCCGGATACTGGCGCGACTACAACACACCGGAAGAGTCCTTCTGGTGTTGTACGGGAACAGGCGCGGAGGAATCCGCCAAATTCGCTGACACCATCTACTTCCACCGCGGTGCGGATCTCTACGTCAACCAGTTCCTCGCCTCGCCACTCGAGTGGAAGGACGAAGGTTTCGCAATTGAACAATCGACTCGATTTCCCATTGAGCAGGGCACGACGCTGAAAATCACTTCATCCCGCCCCCACATCCCGACGATTCACGTCCGCATCCCGGCATGGACCACCTCCGGCGCTGAAGTGACAATCAACGGCCGTCCTCTTGAAGCAGTCTCAGACCCCGGATCGTACCTCGCCATCCGTAGAACTTGGCAGGAGGGCGATACCATCGGCATCCGTGTCCCCATGGAACTGCGGACGGAACCTCTCGCTGGAGATGACACTGTTTGTGCCGCATTGTTCGGTCCCGTCGTGCTGGCTGCCGATCTCGGTGCCGGACCTCAGGATGGCCCCACCCGGCTGATTCACGATCCATTTCCGAAGGAGATTCCCCCGCCCGATCCGTTACCAAGAATCGCAGTTCGCGCCGACACCAATGCGGTCGAATGGATACAGCCTGCGAGTATTTCAGAGATGCGATTTCGCGCCAAACGCGAAGGTACAATCTTCAGCCTGATGCCGTTGTATCAAATTAGAGATCAGAGGTACGCGGTATATTGGCAATTAAACCATCAAAACATTCAGTGA
- a CDS encoding glycoside hydrolase family 127 protein, whose protein sequence is MMAGMLDMYVLTGNSDALRIAEDMARWLGDSFWPIGTEQRQRMLRNEYGGMNEVLVNLAALTGKDRYLETARLFEQPSFLDPLADRRGELQGLHANTHLPKIIGAAGMYEVSGDRRYRHIAEYFLEEVLTARNFT, encoded by the coding sequence ATCATGGCCGGCATGCTGGACATGTACGTCCTCACCGGGAACTCCGACGCCCTTCGGATCGCCGAAGACATGGCCCGCTGGCTGGGAGACTCCTTTTGGCCCATCGGTACCGAACAGCGCCAGCGCATGCTCCGGAATGAATACGGGGGCATGAACGAGGTGCTCGTCAATCTGGCGGCGCTAACCGGGAAAGACCGTTATCTCGAAACTGCCCGGCTCTTCGAGCAGCCCAGCTTTCTCGATCCGCTGGCCGATCGGCGCGGCGAGCTGCAAGGCCTTCATGCCAATACACACCTACCAAAGATCATTGGCGCAGCCGGCATGTATGAAGTCAGCGGCGATCGCCGCTACCGTCACATCGCCGAGTACTTCCTTGAGGAGGTGCTGACCGCCCGGAATTTTACGTGA
- a CDS encoding LysR family transcriptional regulator, giving the protein MFFSVFRAAGSSSRPYTENALVLHINPMDSTNIGYPSNAASPSRSEPTRGLCGVCRRAKCIAGRQPPLLSQPAVSRALQRLRDMFHDNLFVRTATGYDLTPQGHRLLQELELMLPKLDRLLSGTSFDPAVEEANFCLAVTDNAAAVLVPILCRKVLPAAKKVHFDFIAWHRGSFDDVAHGRVDLAFASNAVEAPPPLQGQTIYEEQFVCVADGKRRLPRSLTLEQYLELEHISISILGGIQVSPDKALAAMGHKRKIAIHVPYFEAAIRAVQGDDVAPRLNTDAAHGWLRETMRQVGAWVART; this is encoded by the coding sequence ATGTTCTTCTCCGTTTTCCGGGCGGCTGGTTCGTCAAGCCGGCCATACACAGAGAATGCGCTGGTCCTGCATATAAATCCAATGGATAGTACTAATATTGGATATCCGTCTAACGCAGCTTCGCCAAGCCGATCTGAACCTACTCGTGGTCTTTGTGGTGTTTGCAGAAGAGCGAAATGTATCGCGGGCCGGCAACCGCCTTTGCTCAGCCAGCCGGCGGTGAGCCGCGCTCTGCAGCGGCTCCGCGACATGTTCCATGACAATCTCTTTGTCCGCACGGCGACGGGTTACGATCTTACACCCCAGGGACACCGACTGCTGCAGGAACTTGAACTCATGCTGCCCAAGCTGGATCGCCTTTTGAGCGGCACAAGTTTCGATCCTGCTGTTGAAGAGGCGAATTTCTGCCTCGCGGTTACAGACAACGCTGCCGCCGTTCTTGTACCAATTCTTTGCCGCAAGGTTCTTCCGGCGGCAAAGAAGGTGCATTTCGATTTCATCGCCTGGCATCGAGGAAGCTTCGATGACGTTGCGCATGGTCGCGTCGATCTTGCCTTCGCTTCAAACGCCGTGGAGGCGCCACCGCCGCTGCAAGGACAGACTATCTATGAAGAGCAGTTTGTTTGTGTCGCGGATGGAAAGCGACGTCTTCCAAGGTCGCTCACACTCGAGCAGTACCTGGAGCTGGAACATATCAGCATCAGCATTCTCGGCGGCATCCAGGTATCTCCGGATAAGGCCCTGGCAGCAATGGGGCATAAGCGCAAAATAGCCATACACGTGCCATACTTCGAAGCGGCAATACGCGCCGTTCAGGGTGATGACGTGGCACCGCGGCTGAATACAGACGCGGCACATGGATGGCTTCGAGAGACGATGCGGCAGGTTGGAGCATGGGTCGCGAGAACTTGA
- a CDS encoding beta-L-arabinofuranosidase domain-containing protein, whose translation MVWSEAAQSPSVERPLPFPLNAVRLTSGIFQEQEEINARYLASLDVDWVLYSFRATAGISSSALPYGGWEAPNCELRGHFNGGHFLSAASMAWPAPAILS comes from the coding sequence ATTGTCTGGTCCGAAGCTGCTCAGTCCCCTTCCGTCGAAAGGCCGCTGCCGTTTCCGCTCAACGCGGTTCGGCTCACTTCAGGGATTTTCCAGGAACAGGAGGAGATCAACGCGCGCTACCTCGCTTCCCTGGATGTGGACTGGGTCCTCTATAGCTTCCGCGCCACGGCGGGCATCTCCTCGAGCGCCCTGCCTTACGGCGGCTGGGAGGCGCCGAATTGCGAGCTGCGAGGGCACTTCAATGGAGGACACTTTCTTTCCGCGGCCTCCATGGCCTGGCCGGCTCCTGCAATTCTGTCTTGA
- a CDS encoding sensor histidine kinase gives MAETHQKSFPGVPVVFCFPSAPSGADLSLDSGFTGVQGDISAARTVDAALRLLPDTKHVTVVGGIAPYDQQLEAAIKNQLKSYETRLNVSYLTELTLPDLLRRLHELPSHSIVLMSALGRDPAGTTLTSAELGPLIVGASNAPVFSMNDRHFDHGEVGGDISSAMEQGKLAAGLAVRLLKGERGLTPVKDASVYMFDWQALRRWGLDERNLPPGSIVKNRQPGFWEQYRRYALIALIVLLSQMAVILALLMERARRRRTEADLRRSEEKFSTSFRQSPLAIMIVSAKTGCYIEVNESFECQTGCDRREVLGRTVRDIDLWMPPQDGSLSMDQLLAAGSLASGEMPFKRKDGQMRTALLSVERIEVNGESCVLCVIADITERKRAEEALSSVSRRLIEAQESERVRIGRELHDDVNQRVAIIAVRLKTLARELPPSESRTLRTLDQISTDVTGLAAEIQALSHRLHSSKLEYLGLSAASEAFCRELSKQYEVNVQFQSDELPDNLPNEISLCLFRVLQEALQNAVKHSGVRDFDVSLSNRSGDVELVVHDSGVGFDFNAARLGIGLGLTSMRERLRLVDGRFTVRSKSQQGTTVVAHVPVASKTVAN, from the coding sequence ATGGCCGAGACGCACCAGAAGTCGTTTCCGGGCGTGCCCGTAGTCTTCTGTTTTCCGAGCGCGCCGTCGGGCGCCGATTTGTCGCTCGACTCTGGTTTCACGGGCGTCCAGGGCGACATTTCTGCTGCCCGGACGGTCGACGCAGCCTTGCGACTGCTCCCCGATACGAAGCACGTTACCGTCGTCGGTGGCATTGCGCCCTATGACCAGCAGCTGGAAGCAGCCATCAAGAACCAACTGAAGAGCTACGAAACGCGGCTGAATGTTTCCTATCTCACCGAGTTGACTCTCCCGGACTTGCTTAGGCGGCTGCATGAGCTTCCAAGCCACTCCATCGTTCTGATGTCGGCGCTGGGCCGAGACCCGGCAGGAACGACTCTCACGTCGGCTGAATTGGGACCATTGATCGTGGGAGCCAGCAATGCGCCGGTTTTCAGCATGAACGATCGGCATTTCGATCACGGCGAAGTAGGCGGTGACATTTCAAGCGCGATGGAGCAAGGCAAGCTTGCCGCCGGACTCGCAGTTCGCCTGCTCAAGGGAGAGAGGGGACTGACTCCGGTTAAGGATGCCTCCGTCTACATGTTCGATTGGCAAGCGCTCAGGCGATGGGGACTTGATGAAAGGAACCTCCCGCCGGGCAGCATTGTCAAGAACCGGCAACCCGGGTTTTGGGAACAATATAGGCGGTATGCGTTGATCGCTCTAATCGTACTGCTGTCCCAGATGGCAGTCATTCTTGCGTTGCTTATGGAGCGGGCTCGTAGACGGAGAACGGAGGCGGACCTTCGAAGGTCAGAGGAGAAGTTCTCGACGTCATTCAGACAGAGCCCTCTCGCGATAATGATCGTCAGTGCGAAGACCGGCTGTTACATCGAAGTCAACGAAAGTTTTGAATGCCAAACCGGCTGCGATCGACGGGAAGTGCTCGGGCGTACCGTTCGCGATATCGATTTATGGATGCCTCCCCAGGATGGTTCCCTATCGATGGATCAACTGCTCGCGGCCGGCTCGCTGGCGAGTGGCGAAATGCCATTTAAGAGGAAAGACGGGCAGATGCGCACAGCGCTTTTGTCAGTTGAACGGATTGAGGTAAACGGAGAATCGTGCGTCCTCTGCGTGATCGCCGACATTACCGAACGAAAGCGCGCCGAAGAAGCTCTATCGAGCGTCAGCAGGAGATTGATCGAGGCTCAGGAGTCGGAACGTGTCCGGATCGGAAGAGAATTGCATGACGACGTGAATCAGCGGGTGGCAATCATCGCTGTAAGGCTGAAGACGCTGGCCCGTGAACTCCCGCCGTCGGAGAGCCGTACGCTTCGAACCCTTGATCAAATATCAACGGACGTAACGGGTCTAGCCGCGGAAATCCAGGCTCTATCTCATCGCTTGCATTCTTCCAAGCTTGAATATCTTGGGTTGAGTGCGGCCTCAGAGGCGTTCTGCCGTGAGCTTTCGAAACAATATGAGGTCAACGTGCAGTTCCAATCTGACGAACTGCCGGACAATCTGCCCAATGAAATCTCCCTTTGCCTGTTCCGCGTCCTGCAGGAGGCTTTGCAGAATGCCGTAAAGCACAGCGGAGTACGTGATTTCGACGTGTCGCTTAGCAACAGATCCGGAGATGTTGAACTCGTGGTTCACGATTCGGGCGTTGGCTTTGACTTCAATGCCGCAAGGCTTGGTATAGGGCTCGGACTCACAAGCATGAGAGAACGGCTGCGGTTGGTGGACGGACGATTCACGGTGCGGTCCAAGTCTCAGCAAGGAACCACTGTCGTGGCTCACGTGCCGGTTGCCTCGAAAACGGTTGCCAACTGA
- a CDS encoding SDR family NAD(P)-dependent oxidoreductase: MAGLTNQPPGKRRRTWLKTAIVTGASRGIGRSIARRLASDGFAVVVNYAGKADEAQRVVDEIRKADGEAVAMKADVSNVEEVRQLFEKTVENIWPRGCGCQQRRHHAVVGH, from the coding sequence ATGGCCGGCTTGACGAACCAGCCGCCCGGAAAACGGAGAAGAACATGGCTAAAGACAGCAATTGTTACCGGAGCATCCCGCGGCATCGGCCGCAGCATCGCGAGGCGACTGGCATCGGACGGATTCGCCGTTGTCGTGAACTATGCAGGCAAGGCCGATGAGGCGCAGAGGGTTGTCGACGAGATTCGCAAGGCGGATGGGGAAGCGGTCGCCATGAAGGCGGATGTGAGCAATGTGGAAGAGGTCAGGCAGCTTTTCGAGAAGACCGTCGAAAACATTTGGCCGCGTGGATGTGGTTGTCAACAACGCCGGCATCATGCCGTTGTCGGCCATTGA